In a genomic window of bacterium:
- a CDS encoding family 10 glycosylhydrolase, which yields MKKHLLLPLIGILVLSIIVLIANAETIPESRGVWMSRDVIYSGPELMEQTFYKLAQSNFNRVLINVQYKGATIYPSDVVANAGGPRQRSEFIGRDPLQEAIEIGHRRGLEIVAWFEYGLMAHWSGSDTTDCGPILTQHPGWRAIKKNGSGYVKNENGVFHWLDPAHPEVAQFMEDLFGEIAERYPDLDGIETDRIRYPSLEFSYSDISRSHYTTETGGTDPINIDYNHPQWQQWITWREEQITAIAHRIYRRAKNTNPAIFISAAVAPPYMLYYHDNLQRWDIWADSGYVDALEPMLYLDDASFPYQLAEAVQLAPPDFYLYPGIVYRNDASLQFQINQVREKGCKGVTLWYYGYLSNNTLTILKNDLFNEPVNLPHNDIIIDNSSSIQFQYSGNWEQHSGGYRGNYLVAEPGDDSVIATWHPKLMKTAEYAIYARWISDSSNTTDACYKITNDTKTISVIVNQRQNSDSWVFLISDTISYDAPISIQLSNFANGNVVADAVRLVVSTEFELLDLNVPDSLHLELKFSRNLDRESAENISCYAVDGSIDVVSAILNDNDPSIVTLTTTPLTANYQYSLTIEVLQDENRNILPFTQVEFDYAPQETHLLIDNGDQNFQTYGNWTTCTNGSGYIGPDYLVSTCGSGENRAQWWHFIEVDGYYEVAVRWPAGINSLAEDVSYSIMHNFGVDTVRVNQQIDGGLWNVLGCFYYRAGKVASVLVSNDICQGVVTADAVRIRRVLETTDIDTQVEDVVPSLYRLYQNYPNPFNPSTTIEFELPSSGKIILKVLNLLGQEVETLVARELRAGRHQVRFDGNGLSSGVYLYRWIYLPDGQNSRPVAATKKMLLLR from the coding sequence GTGAAAAAACATCTACTTTTGCCTTTGATAGGAATCCTGGTCTTATCTATAATAGTTTTAATTGCTAATGCTGAAACCATTCCGGAATCTCGCGGTGTCTGGATGAGCCGCGATGTTATCTATAGTGGTCCCGAACTCATGGAACAAACTTTTTACAAATTGGCACAGTCTAATTTCAATAGAGTGTTGATAAATGTGCAGTATAAAGGCGCTACAATCTACCCCAGTGATGTCGTTGCAAATGCTGGTGGACCCCGACAAAGGTCGGAGTTCATCGGCAGAGACCCGCTTCAGGAAGCCATCGAGATTGGACACCGGCGGGGGCTTGAAATAGTAGCCTGGTTTGAATATGGATTAATGGCTCACTGGAGTGGTTCTGATACTACGGATTGCGGACCAATTCTTACTCAACATCCTGGATGGAGAGCTATAAAAAAGAATGGTTCGGGATATGTGAAAAACGAAAATGGTGTTTTCCACTGGCTGGATCCGGCTCATCCCGAAGTAGCTCAATTCATGGAAGACTTATTTGGTGAAATTGCTGAAAGGTATCCAGATCTGGATGGAATTGAAACCGACCGCATACGCTATCCTTCCCTCGAATTTTCATATTCTGATATTTCGCGTAGTCACTATACTACTGAAACAGGGGGTACGGACCCCATCAATATCGATTATAATCACCCGCAATGGCAACAATGGATAACCTGGCGAGAGGAACAGATAACCGCTATTGCTCACCGGATTTACCGTCGAGCTAAAAACACTAATCCCGCTATATTCATTTCCGCAGCAGTAGCGCCTCCTTATATGCTCTACTATCATGATAATCTCCAAAGATGGGATATATGGGCGGATAGCGGCTATGTGGATGCTCTTGAACCGATGCTTTATCTGGATGATGCATCTTTTCCATATCAGTTAGCAGAAGCTGTGCAATTAGCACCGCCCGATTTTTATCTCTATCCCGGTATTGTTTATCGGAATGATGCCTCACTGCAATTTCAAATTAATCAGGTGAGAGAAAAAGGATGCAAGGGCGTAACTCTGTGGTATTACGGTTACCTCTCAAATAATACTCTGACAATTCTAAAAAATGATTTGTTTAACGAACCGGTCAATTTACCTCATAATGATATTATCATTGATAATAGTTCCTCTATCCAATTTCAATACAGTGGAAATTGGGAGCAACACAGCGGCGGATATCGGGGGAATTATTTAGTTGCAGAACCCGGTGACGATTCCGTAATTGCAACCTGGCATCCCAAACTGATGAAGACAGCCGAATATGCAATCTATGCCAGATGGATATCTGATTCCAGTAATACCACTGACGCCTGCTATAAAATAACCAATGATACTAAAACAATATCCGTAATTGTCAATCAACGTCAAAACAGTGACTCGTGGGTTTTTCTGATTAGTGATACTATTTCCTACGATGCACCGATTAGTATTCAACTTTCAAATTTCGCCAACGGCAACGTAGTGGCTGATGCAGTACGGTTAGTAGTTTCCACCGAGTTTGAATTATTAGATTTGAATGTTCCTGATAGCCTTCATCTGGAGCTAAAATTCAGCCGTAATCTTGATAGAGAATCTGCCGAAAATATTTCCTGTTATGCAGTTGATGGTAGCATAGATGTTGTCTCTGCTATTTTGAATGATAATGACCCTTCAATTGTTACTTTAACAACCACACCACTAACTGCCAATTATCAGTACAGTTTAACTATAGAGGTGCTTCAAGATGAGAATAGAAATATTTTGCCTTTTACTCAAGTCGAATTTGATTACGCACCACAAGAGACGCATTTATTAATCGATAATGGCGATCAAAACTTTCAGACTTACGGTAATTGGACGACATGTACTAATGGCTCAGGATATATAGGCCCTGATTATCTGGTTTCGACTTGCGGTAGTGGAGAAAATCGTGCTCAATGGTGGCATTTTATAGAAGTGGATGGCTATTATGAAGTCGCAGTTAGATGGCCTGCTGGTATAAACTCTCTTGCTGAAGATGTATCTTATTCTATCATGCATAATTTCGGTGTGGATACGGTGCGTGTTAATCAACAGATTGATGGTGGATTGTGGAATGTGCTGGGATGCTTCTACTATCGAGCCGGTAAAGTAGCCAGCGTCTTGGTCTCTAACGACATTTGTCAGGGTGTTGTAACCGCGGATGCAGTCAGAATTCGCCGTGTGTTGGAAACCACTGATATAGACACTCAGGTAGAGGATGTTGTTCCATCGTTGTACCGACTTTATCAAAATTATCCAAATCCCTTTAATCCTTCTACAACCATTGAATTTGAATTACCATCATCAGGCAAAATTATCTTGAAAGTCCTTAATCTTTTAGGACAGGAGGTTGAAACATTAGTTGCTCGGGAACTACGGGCGGGCAGACATCAAGTCAGGTTTGATGGCAATGGCTTATCCAGCGGTGTCTATCTCTACCGATGGATTTATTTACCAGATGGACAAAATTCTCGCCCGGTGGCAGCAACTAAGAAAATGCTTTTGCTTCGCTGA
- a CDS encoding T9SS type A sorting domain-containing protein produces MKQKFATILTLAVLSLNLFSISLHAQEPWVYQPGQDIKFPLADSLISPYLCATDRLNNLWVISSSAISATAKNALFKAAPNDTEFTLVVDFSSDLNIESTRGITTIGDSVYVVARIPGTPWPSTAIMYEYLDGNPDNRNDFSGSGYGTWVLGLSATKDKFIYSGLSYMTSIRVYNFTDTATVRGGWVPILPLDMHPVEPGGHDGTGLSPIRDVAVIPGADYNDSTTPFYTSRSSDSTGAHGGIAVWTGGTQTEPIGYSGQRVADVASDLSWLYWTPYGITTDRSGNLYACGTDTTRRWVKAFQIMGSFAMELEELPGKNSASIPDPDGALLLAPSDIALSSDEQIAYVIDLEVKKAFVFTRGDVGIESTSSEIAKVYRLEPNYPNPFNARTVITYEIPKRDWIELKVFDVLGKQIAVLVNSYQNAGAYQLNFDAKDLPSGIYLYKLVCGEYVKMRKMLLIK; encoded by the coding sequence GTGAAGCAAAAATTTGCTACTATACTTACTTTAGCAGTGTTATCACTGAACCTTTTTTCAATCTCTTTGCATGCTCAGGAGCCCTGGGTTTATCAACCCGGACAAGATATTAAATTTCCATTAGCAGACTCATTAATTTCACCTTATCTATGCGCCACCGATCGTCTTAATAACCTCTGGGTTATCTCAAGTTCTGCTATCTCCGCAACTGCCAAAAATGCTCTATTTAAAGCTGCTCCAAATGATACGGAATTTACACTGGTTGTGGATTTCTCATCTGACTTGAATATTGAATCTACCCGTGGGATTACTACCATCGGCGACTCGGTTTATGTTGTGGCAAGAATACCTGGTACTCCATGGCCATCAACTGCAATTATGTATGAATACCTTGATGGTAATCCTGATAATAGAAATGATTTTTCTGGATCAGGCTATGGAACCTGGGTACTCGGACTTTCCGCTACAAAGGACAAATTTATCTACAGCGGATTATCTTATATGACTTCTATTAGAGTTTATAATTTTACCGATACTGCTACTGTTAGAGGCGGCTGGGTGCCTATTCTGCCTCTTGATATGCATCCAGTTGAACCGGGCGGTCATGATGGAACGGGATTGAGTCCAATTCGTGATGTTGCTGTAATACCCGGTGCTGATTACAATGATTCGACCACTCCATTTTACACGTCAAGAAGTAGTGATTCTACAGGTGCCCATGGAGGTATAGCGGTTTGGACAGGAGGAACACAAACGGAACCGATAGGATATAGTGGACAGCGGGTAGCCGATGTTGCTTCGGACCTATCCTGGTTATATTGGACGCCTTATGGTATTACCACTGACCGCTCAGGTAATCTATATGCTTGCGGAACCGACACAACACGCCGTTGGGTTAAGGCTTTTCAGATTATGGGTTCTTTTGCTATGGAACTTGAGGAATTACCCGGAAAAAATAGTGCTTCCATCCCCGATCCTGATGGTGCACTCTTACTTGCTCCGTCTGATATAGCTCTCAGTTCGGATGAGCAGATAGCCTATGTGATAGACCTGGAAGTAAAAAAGGCATTTGTTTTTACACGAGGCGATGTGGGAATAGAATCCACAAGTTCAGAAATCGCTAAAGTTTATAGGTTAGAACCTAATTATCCTAATCCTTTCAATGCCCGGACAGTTATTACCTATGAAATACCAAAGAGAGATTGGATTGAATTGAAGGTGTTCGACGTTTTAGGTAAGCAAATTGCTGTTCTGGTGAACAGTTATCAGAATGCCGGTGCCTATCAGCTAAATTTTGATGCTAAAGATCTCCCTTCGGGTATTTATTTATACAAATTGGTGTGTGGCGAATATGTAAAAATGAGAAAAATGCTTTTAATTAAATAG
- a CDS encoding ROK family protein, giving the protein MFNSPKSNFKLIKEFNELKVLRLVKEEGPISRIDISKKTKISKPTISEITYRLIENGFLQEVGKGKSSFKGGKKPILLKLNFFAGAVIGIEIKRSFTNIALANLDSQIIRKYKITYPIGSLTEFILDKIFNQIENILNLPEVNDTKKWGIAIGIPGLIDYNKGSLKVADTLQGWDDFSIRDIFENRLEFPTYVENDVKALSIGERFYGSGKNVNNLVCLWIGEGIGAGIVIDGKLMRGITGSAGEIGYNELGYWLKSKRKFSLLFDNQRDFGEIISEPVLIKAAERAIQKGYESTLSKNNPITINSIGKAAESGDKLACSLLEEMGALIGIVCINLLNTVNPEMIILCGQIIEKCPMLLKLVQQNVHKDILHTPAEAVQICASKLKDEAVLKGAIGMVLHDWFEMPVNRIYPF; this is encoded by the coding sequence ATGTTTAATTCACCAAAAAGCAACTTCAAACTTATCAAAGAATTCAACGAACTTAAAGTTCTTCGTCTTGTCAAAGAGGAAGGACCTATTTCACGAATTGATATCTCTAAAAAAACTAAAATTTCAAAACCAACCATTTCCGAGATTACCTATCGCCTTATCGAGAATGGTTTTCTACAAGAGGTTGGCAAGGGTAAATCTTCTTTCAAAGGAGGGAAAAAACCCATTCTCTTAAAACTAAATTTCTTCGCAGGTGCTGTAATTGGTATCGAAATTAAACGTAGTTTTACAAACATTGCTTTAGCCAATCTTGACTCTCAAATTATTAGAAAATATAAAATAACTTACCCCATTGGTAGTTTAACCGAATTTATCCTTGACAAAATATTTAATCAAATTGAGAATATTCTTAATCTACCGGAGGTAAATGATACAAAAAAATGGGGCATTGCTATTGGAATTCCCGGCCTAATTGACTATAACAAAGGTAGTCTAAAAGTCGCTGACACATTACAGGGTTGGGACGACTTTTCAATTCGTGATATTTTTGAAAATCGCCTCGAATTTCCAACATACGTAGAAAATGATGTCAAAGCACTCAGTATTGGTGAACGTTTTTACGGAAGTGGAAAAAATGTTAATAATTTAGTCTGTCTGTGGATTGGCGAAGGCATTGGTGCAGGAATTGTAATTGATGGTAAACTCATGCGGGGAATAACAGGAAGCGCAGGCGAAATTGGATACAATGAGTTGGGCTATTGGTTAAAGTCTAAAAGGAAATTCTCCCTGCTTTTTGATAATCAAAGAGATTTTGGAGAAATTATTTCCGAACCGGTTTTGATTAAAGCCGCAGAAAGGGCTATTCAAAAAGGTTACGAATCAACTCTTTCGAAGAACAACCCAATTACAATTAATAGCATTGGCAAGGCAGCGGAATCAGGGGATAAACTTGCCTGTAGCCTTTTAGAAGAGATGGGTGCTTTGATCGGGATAGTATGTATTAATTTGCTGAATACTGTGAATCCGGAAATGATTATTCTTTGTGGACAAATTATTGAGAAATGCCCAATGCTTTTAAAACTGGTGCAACAAAATGTACATAAAGATATTCTTCATACCCCCGCTGAGGCGGTACAGATTTGTGCCAGCAAACTAAAAGATGAAGCTGTCCTGAAAGGAGCCATTGGTATGGTTTTGCATGATTGGTTTGAAATGCCCGTAAATAGAATCTATCCGTTTTAA
- a CDS encoding FAD-dependent oxidoreductase, translating to MKSLSFAENDLPVSYEVDIAVVGGGTAGAVAGSAAARSGKRTLIIENQGFLGGSQTGGLVVPQMPATIDGKSLITGLNSKINRKLAETGDAATFSDGNDGWFNPEALKCVLEQMYLGYGGKVLFYTRFIQPLLKEDKIESIIIFNHNGFSKVNARMVIDASGDAEVAFSAGADCAEGDNNGVHQPMSLRFIMGNVNVERFLSFARENTDLQITELDNGFQLFTTAHIWDKGWRLEPLFRKAVDEGILEHSDGDYFQIFSIPGRPGEIAFNCPRIPIELDGTNAEDLTCVQIDGKKAIHRIVFFCQKYLPGFENAFISQIAPFVGVRETRRIRGEYCLTADDVLNAVKFPDAVARNNYPIDIHKLSLAGVELLKLKSGKYYEIPYRCLVPLKIDNLLVAGRCISTTFEAQGSTRIQPVCRALGEAAGVAAAICIDKKVVPRQLVGTELRKVLIE from the coding sequence TTGAAATCTCTTTCGTTTGCTGAAAATGATCTCCCTGTAAGCTATGAGGTAGATATAGCTGTTGTTGGGGGAGGCACTGCCGGCGCTGTCGCCGGCAGTGCAGCTGCACGTTCCGGGAAGAGGACACTCATTATAGAAAATCAGGGTTTTCTTGGGGGATCTCAGACAGGTGGACTTGTCGTTCCGCAGATGCCGGCGACTATTGATGGTAAATCACTGATTACCGGTTTAAACTCAAAAATTAATCGAAAGCTTGCCGAAACCGGTGATGCGGCAACATTTTCCGATGGAAATGACGGCTGGTTCAACCCGGAAGCATTAAAGTGCGTTCTGGAACAAATGTACCTGGGATATGGGGGCAAGGTTCTTTTCTATACTCGTTTTATTCAGCCTTTACTCAAGGAGGACAAGATTGAAAGTATTATCATTTTCAATCACAATGGGTTTAGTAAGGTCAATGCCCGTATGGTAATTGATGCCTCTGGCGACGCTGAAGTTGCTTTTTCTGCCGGAGCAGATTGCGCCGAAGGAGACAATAATGGAGTTCACCAGCCAATGTCCCTCCGATTTATTATGGGAAATGTAAACGTTGAAAGATTTTTGAGTTTTGCACGGGAAAATACTGACCTTCAAATAACTGAGTTGGACAATGGCTTTCAACTTTTTACCACTGCACATATCTGGGATAAAGGCTGGCGACTTGAGCCACTCTTTAGAAAAGCGGTAGATGAAGGTATTCTGGAGCATTCGGATGGCGACTACTTTCAGATTTTCTCTATTCCAGGACGTCCGGGAGAAATTGCTTTCAATTGTCCGCGTATTCCAATCGAATTAGACGGGACAAATGCCGAAGACCTCACATGTGTTCAAATAGATGGGAAAAAGGCTATACATCGTATTGTCTTTTTTTGCCAAAAATATTTACCGGGTTTTGAAAACGCTTTTATATCACAAATTGCGCCTTTTGTCGGTGTTCGGGAAACTCGAAGGATAAGAGGCGAATACTGTTTAACCGCAGACGATGTTCTCAATGCGGTAAAGTTTCCTGATGCAGTTGCTCGAAATAACTATCCCATTGATATACATAAATTAAGTCTCGCCGGTGTGGAATTGTTAAAATTGAAGTCAGGTAAATATTACGAAATTCCATACCGATGTTTAGTACCTTTAAAAATAGATAATTTACTTGTAGCAGGAAGATGTATATCAACTACTTTTGAAGCCCAGGGTTCTACTCGAATACAGCCTGTTTGTCGTGCATTAGGTGAAGCGGCCGGTGTTGCAGCCGCTATTTGCATTGATAAAAAGGTTGTTCCAAGACAGTTAGTCGGAACTGAATTGAGGAAAGTACTAATTGAATAA